One Trachemys scripta elegans isolate TJP31775 chromosome 4, CAS_Tse_1.0, whole genome shotgun sequence genomic region harbors:
- the CHST14 gene encoding carbohydrate sulfotransferase 14, with amino-acid sequence MFPRPLAPVAVWGAEMGAISVRRAVVPARMRGGSGTMLLPSMLMFGVIVASSGLLLMIERGILAQVKPPPLHPPHGDLAWRSSGDTRAVVSEDMDYQVLQDVRNRTVRTMCGQKNMPHSIWELSAGQRKTVLRHILVSDKYRFLYCYVPKVACSNWKRILKVLDGALENVNVKLKMDHKNDLVFLGDMKPDEISYRLKHYYKFIFVRDPMERLLSAYRNKFGEIKEYQLKYGVEIVKRYRKSPRKSTGDDVTFSEFLQYLLDEEAERMNEHWMPVYNLCQPCAVRYDFIGSYERLNVDANYILEHVQAPSFIRFPERQSWYKPVTRETLHYYLCNTQRGLIKELLPKYILDFSLFAYPLPNITSEFCRQ; translated from the coding sequence ATGTTCCCGCGCCCCCTGGCCCCGGTGGCAGTGTGGGGTGCAGAGATGGGAGCCATCTCCGTGCGCCGGGCCGTGGTGCCTGCCAGGATGCGGGGCGGCAGTGGCACCATGCTGTTGCCCTCCATGCTCATGTTTGGGGTGATTGTGGCTTCCAGTGGCCTGCTGCTCATGATTGAGAGGGGCATTTTGGCACAGGTGAAGCCACCACCACTCCATCCCCCACATGGAGACCTTGCTTGGAGGAGCAGCGGTGACACCAGGGCAGTGGTCTCCGAGGACATGGATTACCAGGTGCTACAAGATGTTCGTAACCGGACAGTCCGCACCATGTGTGGACAAAAGAACATGCCTCATAGCATCTGGGAGCTTTCAGCAGGTCAGAGGAAAACCGTGCTCAGACACATCCTGGTGAGTGATAAATATCGCTTCTTATATTGCTACGTCCCCAAAGTCGCCTGCTCCAACTGGAAACGAATACTGAAAGTTTTGGATGGAGCGCTGGAGAATGTGAATGTCAAGCTCAAAATGGACCACAAGAATGACTTGGTTTTTCTCGGTGACATGAAGCCAGATGAGATCAGCTATAGGCTAAAGCACTACTACAAGTTTATATTTGTTCGAGACCCGATGGAGAGACTTTTATCAGCTTATAGGAATAAATTTGGAGAGATCAAAGAGTACCAGTTAAAATATGGTGTGGAAATAGTAAAAAGATACCGAAAAAGCCCCAGAAAGTCCACGGGGGATGATGTCACCTTTTCTGAGTTTCTCCAGTACCTGTTAGATGAAGAGGCAGAGAGAATGAACGAACACTGGATGCCCGTCTACAACCTATGCCAACCCTGTGCGGTGAGGTACGATTTCATCGGATCATATGAAAGACTGAATGTGGATGCAAATTACATTCTTGAACATGTTCAAGCACCTTCTTTTATCCGTTTCCCAGAACGACAATCATGGTATAAGCCTGTGACTCGGGAAACTCTACATTACTATCTGTGTAACACTCAACGTGGACTTATAAAAGAACTGTTACCAAAATACATTCTGGATTTCTCATTGTTTGCCTATCCTCTTCCAAATATTACTAGTGAATTTTGCAGACAGTGA